In Mycobacterium gallinarum, a single window of DNA contains:
- the lgt gene encoding prolipoprotein diacylglyceryl transferase: MTTTVLAYIPSPSQGVWHIGPVPIRAYALFIIVGIVAALIIGDRRWEARGGERGVIYDIALWAVPFGLIGGRLYHVITDWSKYFGEGKPGILGALRIWDGGLGIWGAVALGGVGAWIACRNRGIPLPAFGDAIAPGIILAQAIGRMGNYFNQELYGRPTTVPWGLEIYEREGANGVVSPDLANGVSTGQLYEVVHPTFLYELVWNVLIFALLIWVDRRFRIGHGRLFALYVAGYCLGRFWIELLRSDQATLIADIRVNSFTSTFVFIGAVVYFMVAPKGREDPATLKGKPRDESLISEVADELVAVAATSGVVAAAKAAGQDEDEDARADADEHFDVDSEDLEPDDSVDEETAAEAKLLAAAVAAETEQTEDDADESVGGVGAVEGEDAVEAEEAAAEAHEAALEGADEAEEVAAEVGAEADEDSEPEPETDETVEEESVGGVGVVEGEDAVEAEEAVAEAHEAALEGADEAEEVAAEVAAETDEDSEPEPETDETVEEESVGGVGAVEGEDAVEAEEAVAEAHEAALEGADEAEEVAAEVGAETDEDSEPEPETDETVEEESVGGVGAVEGEDAVEAEEAAAEAHEAALEGADEAEEVAAEVAAETDEDSEDVGTELEAAAEAEAELPEDESAAEDEDSTEAGAEGEDAVQTQAEESGDDDGSEEVGTDVATEDADADELALELAEAAEHVEDETDDSPEPAEVEESTDDEPESVGGVGAVEGEDAVEAQEAAPEAHESAVESAEEAEEVAEEVAAEAEDSAADDAEAEESDGAEAETDPDNEKPVSDTAATVVRPKAEPPPPPVARPEERGGRLRRIFRRSR, from the coding sequence GTGACGACGACTGTGCTCGCCTACATTCCGAGTCCGTCGCAGGGCGTTTGGCATATCGGTCCGGTTCCGATTCGTGCGTACGCGTTGTTCATCATCGTCGGGATCGTGGCGGCGTTGATCATCGGCGACCGGCGGTGGGAAGCCAGGGGCGGTGAGCGCGGCGTCATCTACGACATCGCGCTGTGGGCGGTGCCGTTCGGCCTGATCGGCGGTCGGCTCTATCACGTCATCACCGACTGGTCGAAGTATTTCGGTGAGGGCAAGCCAGGGATTCTCGGGGCGCTGCGAATCTGGGACGGCGGCCTGGGAATCTGGGGCGCGGTCGCACTCGGCGGCGTTGGAGCGTGGATCGCGTGCCGGAATCGTGGCATTCCTCTGCCTGCATTCGGCGATGCGATTGCGCCGGGAATCATTCTGGCGCAGGCGATCGGCCGGATGGGCAACTACTTCAACCAGGAGTTGTACGGCCGGCCGACGACGGTGCCGTGGGGTCTGGAGATCTACGAGCGCGAGGGCGCCAACGGTGTGGTCAGCCCGGACCTGGCCAATGGGGTATCGACAGGCCAGCTGTACGAGGTTGTCCATCCGACGTTCCTGTACGAATTGGTGTGGAATGTCCTGATTTTCGCGCTGTTGATCTGGGTCGATCGGCGGTTCAGGATCGGTCACGGCCGGTTGTTCGCGCTGTATGTCGCGGGCTACTGCTTGGGTCGCTTCTGGATCGAACTGTTGCGTAGCGATCAGGCCACGCTGATCGCCGATATCAGGGTCAACTCGTTCACGTCGACGTTCGTATTCATCGGTGCGGTGGTGTATTTCATGGTGGCGCCGAAGGGTCGCGAGGACCCGGCGACGCTGAAGGGTAAGCCGCGCGATGAGTCGCTCATCAGTGAGGTGGCCGACGAACTTGTCGCTGTCGCGGCGACTTCGGGAGTGGTTGCGGCGGCCAAGGCGGCCGGGCAGGACGAAGACGAAGACGCTCGGGCCGACGCGGATGAGCACTTCGACGTCGATTCTGAGGATCTGGAGCCTGACGATTCCGTCGATGAAGAGACTGCCGCCGAAGCCAAACTGCTCGCGGCGGCCGTAGCGGCAGAGACCGAACAAACCGAGGACGATGCGGATGAGTCAGTCGGTGGCGTGGGAGCTGTCGAGGGTGAGGACGCCGTTGAGGCCGAAGAGGCTGCCGCTGAGGCGCATGAGGCCGCCCTCGAGGGTGCCGACGAGGCTGAGGAAGTTGCCGCAGAAGTCGGGGCCGAAGCCGACGAAGACTCCGAGCCCGAACCCGAAACAGACGAGACCGTAGAAGAAGAGTCTGTCGGTGGCGTGGGTGTTGTCGAGGGTGAGGACGCCGTTGAGGCCGAAGAGGCTGTCGCTGAGGCGCATGAGGCCGCCCTCGAGGGTGCCGACGAGGCTGAGGAAGTTGCCGCAGAAGTTGCAGCCGAAACCGACGAAGACTCCGAGCCCGAACCCGAAACAGACGAGACCGTAGAAGAAGAGTCTGTCGGTGGTGTGGGAGCTGTCGAGGGTGAGGACGCCGTTGAGGCCGAAGAGGCTGTCGCTGAGGCGCATGAGGCCGCCCTCGAGGGTGCCGACGAGGCTGAGGAAGTTGCCGCAGAAGTCGGGGCCGAAACCGACGAAGACTCCGAGCCCGAACCCGAAACAGACGAGACCGTAGAAGAAGAGTCTGTCGGTGGTGTGGGAGCTGTCGAGGGTGAGGACGCCGTTGAGGCCGAAGAGGCTGCCGCTGAGGCGCATGAGGCCGCCCTCGAGGGTGCCGACGAGGCTGAGGAAGTCGCCGCAGAAGTCGCGGCCGAAACCGACGAAGACTCCGAGGACGTAGGTACGGAGCTGGAGGCTGCAGCCGAAGCCGAGGCGGAGCTCCCTGAGGATGAGTCCGCCGCCGAGGACGAGGACTCGACCGAAGCGGGCGCTGAGGGTGAGGACGCGGTCCAGACACAAGCCGAGGAGTCGGGTGACGACGATGGGTCCGAGGAAGTCGGAACAGACGTAGCCACCGAAGATGCCGATGCCGACGAACTTGCGTTGGAGCTGGCTGAGGCCGCAGAACACGTCGAGGACGAAACCGACGATTCACCCGAACCGGCCGAGGTCGAAGAGAGCACCGACGATGAACCGGAGTCCGTCGGTGGCGTTGGTGCTGTCGAGGGTGAGGACGCTGTCGAGGCGCAGGAGGCCGCACCCGAGGCTCACGAGTCCGCGGTCGAAAGTGCCGAAGAGGCCGAGGAAGTCGCCGAAGAGGTAGCGGCGGAGGCCGAAGATTCAGCAGCCGACGATGCCGAGGCGGAGGAATCTGACGGGGCCGAAGCTGAAACGGATCCTGACAATGAAAAGCCGGTTTCAGACACTGCGGCCACAGTGGTGCGGCCGAAGGCCGAGCCACCACCACCGCCGGTCGCCCGGCCCGAAGAGCGCGGCGGTCGACTCCGCCGTATTTTCCGCCGCAGCCGCTGA
- a CDS encoding response regulator: protein MRDVLIVDDDFMVAEIHRRFVEQVDGFRASGVARTGTEALAAVQDLQPQLVLLDVYLPDMTGLEVLQQLRSDGNLVGVIMITAARELDTVKGALDGGAADFLIKPFEFPQFKAKLEAFAARADTLESAGGIDQSLVDSLFGRPGGATQALPKGLGVETGRLVLDAVRSAGEVSAAECADLVGISRVSARRYLEHYLSADVLELRLQYGAGRPERRYHLRGV from the coding sequence ATGCGTGACGTGCTGATCGTCGACGACGATTTCATGGTGGCCGAGATTCATCGGCGATTCGTCGAACAGGTGGACGGATTTCGAGCCAGCGGAGTGGCACGGACCGGCACGGAAGCCTTGGCCGCGGTGCAGGATTTGCAGCCGCAGTTGGTGCTGCTGGACGTGTATCTGCCGGATATGACCGGCCTGGAGGTGCTGCAGCAGCTGCGGTCGGATGGCAACTTGGTTGGCGTCATCATGATCACCGCGGCACGGGAGTTGGACACTGTCAAAGGCGCTTTGGACGGTGGGGCCGCGGATTTCTTGATCAAGCCGTTCGAGTTCCCGCAGTTCAAGGCCAAGTTGGAAGCGTTCGCGGCACGGGCGGACACCCTGGAGTCGGCGGGTGGGATCGACCAGTCGCTGGTCGATTCCTTGTTCGGTCGGCCCGGTGGAGCGACACAGGCCCTGCCGAAGGGCCTCGGCGTCGAGACGGGCCGACTGGTGCTGGACGCGGTCCGCAGCGCCGGCGAGGTCTCTGCGGCCGAGTGCGCGGATCTGGTTGGGATTTCTCGAGTTAGCGCGCGGCGCTATCTCGAGCACTACCTGAGCGCCGACGTACTGGAATTGCGATTGCAGTACGGCGCAGGCAGACCTGAGCGCCGCTATCATCTACGCGGCGTGTAG
- a CDS encoding universal stress protein: protein MIVIGYSADAFGRAALEHGIAEAKLRGSTLLVINSTSGEAYSDPRFAQSGEVHDVERHLNECGVEFELTQPVGVDTAEELLKAMGRDDAELLVIGIRHRSPVGKLLLGSVSQQVLLECPKPVLAVKPDES, encoded by the coding sequence ATGATCGTCATCGGATACAGCGCGGACGCGTTCGGCCGGGCAGCGCTCGAACACGGAATCGCCGAGGCGAAACTCCGCGGCAGCACACTGCTGGTCATCAATTCGACGTCGGGGGAGGCGTACTCCGATCCCCGATTCGCCCAATCCGGCGAGGTGCACGATGTCGAGCGGCACCTCAACGAGTGCGGCGTCGAGTTCGAGCTCACCCAGCCCGTCGGCGTGGACACCGCCGAGGAACTGCTCAAGGCCATGGGCAGAGACGACGCAGAACTGCTGGTCATCGGCATCCGGCATCGCAGCCCGGTCGGAAAGCTGCTGCTGGGCAGCGTGTCGCAACAGGTGCTCCTCGAATGCCCCAAGCCGGTGCTGGCGGTCAAACCCGACGAAAGCTGA
- a CDS encoding tripartite tricarboxylate transporter permease → MENLDWLIQGFGQVATPTNFMYAVIGVLLGTAVGVLPGIGPAMTVALLLPVTYNVPSSAAFIMFAGIFYGGMYGGSTTSILLNTPGESSSVITAIEGNKMAKAGRAAQALATAAIGSFVAGTIGTVLLAAFAPPISRFAVTLGAPSYLAIMLFALVAVTAVLGSSKLRGAISLFLGLAIGVVGIDFLTGQPRATFGIPLLSDGIDIVIIAVAIFAVGEALWVAAHLRRRPAEVIPVGRPWMGKSDWQRSWKPWLRGTAYGFPFGALPAGGAELPTFLSYITEKRLSKHKEEFGKGAIEGVAGPEAANNASAAGTLVPMLSLGLPTNATAAVILTAFVSYGIQPGPTLFEKEPLLIWTLIASLFIGNLLLLVLNLPLAPLWAKLLRTPRPYLYAGILFFACLGALAVNVQPMDLALLLVFGLLGLMMRRFGLPVLPLIIGVILGPRIERQLRQSLQLGGGDWISLFTEPVAIIVYVLMVILLLMPLVLKLLHRSEETLLIVEDDKDQREKAAQS, encoded by the coding sequence ATGGAAAATCTTGACTGGTTGATCCAGGGCTTCGGGCAGGTAGCCACCCCGACGAACTTTATGTACGCCGTGATCGGCGTACTTCTGGGCACCGCGGTCGGTGTCTTGCCGGGCATCGGGCCGGCGATGACGGTGGCGCTGCTGTTGCCGGTCACGTACAACGTGCCCTCCAGTGCGGCCTTCATCATGTTCGCGGGCATCTTCTACGGCGGCATGTACGGCGGTTCGACGACCTCCATCCTGCTGAACACTCCCGGGGAGTCGTCGTCGGTCATCACGGCGATCGAGGGCAACAAGATGGCCAAGGCCGGACGTGCGGCGCAGGCGTTGGCGACGGCCGCAATCGGATCGTTCGTGGCTGGCACCATCGGCACCGTCCTGCTCGCCGCCTTCGCCCCGCCGATCTCGCGGTTCGCCGTCACCCTCGGCGCACCTTCCTACCTGGCGATCATGCTCTTCGCCCTCGTAGCCGTCACCGCGGTGCTCGGTTCGTCGAAACTGCGCGGCGCCATCTCGCTGTTCCTCGGCCTGGCGATCGGTGTGGTCGGCATCGACTTCCTCACCGGTCAGCCGCGGGCCACTTTCGGCATTCCGCTGTTATCCGACGGCATCGATATCGTGATCATCGCCGTGGCCATCTTCGCCGTTGGCGAAGCGCTCTGGGTCGCAGCACATCTGCGTCGCCGACCCGCTGAAGTCATCCCCGTCGGCAGGCCCTGGATGGGCAAGAGCGACTGGCAGCGGTCCTGGAAACCGTGGCTGCGTGGTACCGCGTACGGCTTCCCGTTCGGCGCGCTGCCCGCCGGCGGTGCCGAACTGCCGACGTTCCTGTCCTACATCACCGAGAAGCGGCTCTCCAAGCACAAGGAGGAGTTCGGCAAGGGGGCCATCGAGGGTGTCGCCGGCCCCGAAGCCGCCAACAACGCCTCGGCCGCAGGCACTCTCGTGCCGATGTTGTCCCTCGGTTTGCCCACCAACGCGACCGCCGCCGTCATATTGACCGCGTTTGTGTCCTACGGAATCCAGCCCGGCCCAACGTTGTTCGAGAAGGAGCCGCTGCTGATCTGGACGCTGATCGCCAGCCTCTTCATCGGCAACCTGCTCCTGCTGGTGCTCAACCTGCCGTTGGCGCCGCTGTGGGCCAAGCTGTTGCGCACGCCGCGGCCCTACCTCTACGCCGGCATTCTGTTCTTCGCCTGCCTCGGTGCGCTCGCGGTGAACGTGCAGCCGATGGATCTCGCCCTCCTGTTGGTGTTCGGACTCCTGGGCCTGATGATGCGCAGGTTCGGGCTGCCGGTGCTTCCGCTCATCATCGGCGTCATCCTCGGCCCGCGCATCGAACGTCAACTCCGGCAGAGCCTGCAGCTCGGCGGCGGCGACTGGATCAGCCTGTTCACCGAGCCCGTCGCGATCATCGTGTACGTGCTGATGGTGATTCTGCTGCTCATGCCGCTGGTGCTCAAGCTCCTGCACCGCAGCGAGGAAACCCTGCTCATCGTCGAGGACGACAAGGACCAACGCGAGAAAGCGGCTCAGTCATGA
- a CDS encoding sensor histidine kinase, protein MKLLRSPARGFRSLAGQFLVFQLLVVAIVLIAVAAVSVAQSTREFREVRGARMIAVAENMASTPVVRDRYADPGASKVLAPEVDRAVALSGAGLAEIIDPGGTVRVSSDPSRLGRQVDMGPSRADEGRAWFGDLTIDGVHSLVGEVPILADSGDVVAVASVSERYPSLWELMGASGERLLFYLGLGAALGLLASWLLSRRIKRHTRGLEIAEIAGLADHREALLHSIREGVVAVNNEGDITLLNDSAQDLLGVSDDAVGRPVGSVGLDPAVVDFLLSGEDGRSAGDTVIVTRTRVLALNRRAATSQGQRIGTVTTMRDSTELAALQGQLSSHKSVTDTLRAQTHEFANQLHTISGLVQLGEYDSVRDLVGTLTRRRAEISDAVTQRISDPAVAALLIAKTTLAAESGVSLEIAPESHLAALPPALATDVITLLGNLVDNAVDVSVGSQPARVTIGIEDDEGLMISVADSGPGVPEYLRESIFARGVTSKPDAPGGRGIGLALVRIVTSQYGGTVEVTDGPSGGALFVVRLPTGVVAEKAAHA, encoded by the coding sequence GTGAAACTTCTCCGGTCTCCGGCGCGAGGCTTCCGCAGCCTGGCGGGCCAGTTCCTGGTGTTCCAGTTGCTGGTCGTCGCGATTGTGCTGATCGCGGTGGCTGCCGTGTCGGTGGCGCAGTCAACGCGGGAGTTCCGCGAGGTGCGAGGAGCGCGGATGATCGCCGTCGCCGAGAACATGGCGTCGACGCCCGTGGTGCGGGACCGGTATGCCGATCCCGGGGCCTCGAAGGTGCTGGCGCCCGAAGTCGACCGCGCGGTGGCGCTGTCGGGTGCGGGACTTGCGGAGATCATCGATCCCGGCGGCACGGTGCGGGTGTCATCGGATCCGTCGCGGCTCGGCAGACAGGTCGATATGGGTCCCTCGCGCGCCGACGAGGGGCGCGCCTGGTTCGGTGATCTGACGATCGATGGGGTGCACAGCCTCGTGGGTGAGGTGCCGATCCTCGCCGACAGCGGCGATGTCGTGGCGGTGGCGTCGGTCAGCGAGCGGTATCCGTCGCTGTGGGAATTGATGGGCGCGTCTGGGGAACGTCTGCTGTTTTATCTGGGACTGGGTGCGGCGCTGGGTCTGTTGGCGTCGTGGCTGCTGTCGAGGCGGATCAAACGGCACACCCGCGGGTTGGAGATCGCCGAGATCGCCGGCTTGGCGGATCATCGGGAAGCGTTGTTGCACAGCATTCGCGAGGGCGTCGTCGCGGTGAACAACGAGGGCGACATCACGCTGCTCAACGACAGTGCACAGGATCTGTTAGGGGTGAGCGACGATGCGGTGGGCCGTCCGGTGGGCAGCGTGGGGTTGGATCCCGCGGTGGTCGACTTCTTACTGTCGGGTGAGGACGGCCGCTCCGCCGGCGACACCGTGATCGTCACGCGGACAAGGGTGCTGGCGTTGAACCGGAGGGCGGCGACGAGCCAGGGCCAGCGGATCGGCACGGTGACGACGATGCGTGACAGCACCGAGCTAGCGGCTCTGCAAGGGCAGCTGTCGTCGCACAAGAGCGTGACGGACACACTGCGCGCGCAGACGCACGAGTTCGCGAACCAGCTGCACACCATCTCTGGTTTGGTCCAGCTGGGTGAATACGATTCGGTGCGTGACCTGGTCGGCACTCTGACGCGACGGCGGGCAGAAATCAGTGATGCAGTGACGCAACGTATTTCCGATCCCGCCGTGGCGGCTTTGTTGATCGCGAAGACGACGCTGGCGGCCGAGAGCGGTGTGTCGCTCGAGATCGCCCCGGAGTCACATCTGGCGGCGTTGCCGCCCGCGCTGGCGACCGACGTGATCACCCTGCTCGGCAATCTCGTCGACAATGCGGTCGATGTGTCAGTGGGGTCGCAACCGGCGCGGGTCACGATTGGCATCGAAGACGATGAGGGGCTGATGATCTCTGTCGCCGACTCAGGCCCGGGCGTGCCTGAGTATCTTCGCGAATCGATCTTCGCCCGTGGTGTGACATCCAAGCCTGACGCGCCGGGCGGGCGAGGCATCGGCCTGGCGTTGGTGCGGATCGTGACGTCTCAGTACGGCGGGACGGTGGAGGTGACCGACGGCCCCTCGGGGGGCGCACTTTTCGTGGTGCGGCTGCCGACGGGCGTCGTCGCCGAAAAGGCCGCGCATGCGTGA
- a CDS encoding tripartite tricarboxylate transporter TctB family protein: MTTTEGTSTSEKSVDKAQYLVCAVLVAVGAFVIYDALTLEAGFAKVDPVGPKMFPVVIGVVLIALAVVLAIAIPRGSVGEADAGEDVDPDAPADWRTVGLLIGIFIATIFLVNPLGWAITGALLFAGTATVLGSRHYIRNIIIGAVLSVGSFYAFYSGLGIPLPAGILNGIL, from the coding sequence ATGACGACGACCGAGGGGACGTCGACGTCCGAAAAAAGCGTCGACAAGGCCCAATATCTTGTCTGCGCCGTGCTGGTTGCGGTCGGCGCCTTCGTGATCTACGACGCGCTCACCCTCGAGGCAGGCTTCGCCAAGGTCGACCCCGTCGGTCCCAAGATGTTCCCCGTCGTCATCGGCGTCGTTCTCATTGCGCTCGCTGTCGTGCTGGCCATCGCGATCCCACGCGGTTCGGTGGGAGAGGCGGACGCAGGCGAAGACGTCGACCCTGACGCACCGGCCGACTGGCGCACCGTCGGTCTGCTCATCGGCATCTTCATCGCCACCATTTTCTTGGTCAACCCGCTGGGCTGGGCCATCACCGGCGCCCTGCTATTCGCTGGTACGGCAACCGTTCTGGGCAGCCGGCACTACATCCGCAACATCATCATCGGTGCGGTGCTCTCGGTCGGCAGCTTCTACGCGTTCTATTCCGGGCTTGGAATCCCTTTGCCCGCAGGCATTCTGAATGGAATCCTTTGA
- a CDS encoding integrase catalytic domain-containing protein — protein sequence MGLTLAQRRAITDVTAIRYQVAGKRGKSRILDELCANTGWHRNHARRALKAGLQPKVISARRPRPVTYGPDVIAALTVCWTVLGMPAGKRLAPMLTELVAVLRHFGELAISDDTAALLVTMSAATIDRRLADERAKYKIRGRVGTKPGSILKSQIPVRTWAEWDDAVPGFVEIDTVFHDGGSRGGGHAFTLTVTDIATGWTESHSLPDRAVKHILAALNHIAAAMPFPILGVDCDNGSEFINDDLLAWCRDRQITFTRSRPGNKNDGCHVEQKNWTVVRTVVGYYRYDTASELLLLNEIWQLQSKLTNYFYPQQKLITKVRTGAKVSKKHDKATTPFHRATAHPTMTVDRIVGLTRTYSLINPAAAQRQIQALTAQLFTLATSKAGDGAPPPVTKRARLREATNAPTRAS from the coding sequence ATGGGGTTGACGTTGGCACAGCGCAGAGCAATCACCGATGTGACCGCGATCCGCTACCAGGTGGCGGGTAAGCGCGGTAAGAGTCGGATCCTCGACGAGTTGTGTGCCAATACCGGCTGGCACCGTAACCACGCCCGCAGGGCGCTCAAGGCGGGGCTGCAGCCGAAGGTCATCAGCGCGCGTCGTCCCCGGCCAGTGACCTACGGGCCTGATGTCATCGCGGCGCTGACGGTCTGCTGGACAGTGCTGGGAATGCCGGCCGGTAAACGGCTGGCGCCGATGCTCACCGAGCTGGTGGCCGTGTTGCGGCACTTCGGGGAGCTGGCGATCAGCGACGACACCGCGGCCCTGTTGGTAACGATGTCGGCGGCCACCATCGATCGCCGACTTGCTGATGAGCGAGCCAAATACAAGATCAGAGGTCGGGTGGGCACCAAGCCGGGGTCGATACTCAAAAGCCAGATCCCGGTACGCACCTGGGCCGAATGGGACGACGCGGTGCCCGGCTTCGTCGAGATCGACACGGTCTTTCACGACGGCGGCAGCCGTGGTGGAGGCCATGCCTTCACGCTGACGGTCACCGATATCGCTACCGGCTGGACCGAGAGCCACTCGCTACCTGACAGGGCGGTCAAACACATACTGGCAGCCCTCAATCACATCGCCGCCGCCATGCCGTTCCCGATCCTCGGGGTCGACTGTGACAACGGGTCGGAATTCATCAACGACGACCTGCTGGCATGGTGCCGAGATCGTCAGATCACGTTCACCCGGTCACGGCCGGGCAATAAGAACGACGGCTGCCACGTCGAGCAGAAGAACTGGACGGTCGTACGCACCGTGGTGGGCTACTACCGCTACGACACCGCCTCAGAACTGTTGCTCCTCAACGAGATCTGGCAATTGCAGTCCAAGCTGACCAACTACTTCTACCCGCAACAGAAATTGATCACCAAAGTCCGCACCGGGGCCAAGGTATCCAAGAAACACGACAAAGCCACCACCCCATTCCACCGCGCGACCGCCCACCCGACCATGACCGTCGACCGCATCGTGGGCCTGACCCGGACCTACTCGCTGATCAATCCAGCCGCCGCTCAACGCCAGATTCAGGCGTTGACCGCACAGCTCTTCACTCTGGCCACCAGCAAAGCCGGCGACGGCGCCCCACCTCCAGTGACAAAGCGCGCACGTTTACGTGAGGCAACGAATGCCCCCACGCGCGCATCTTGA
- a CDS encoding Bug family tripartite tricarboxylate transporter substrate binding protein: MLVIAVIVALLVTSCGVTRDGGELGLHRLRMMVPNSPGGGYDLTARTAVKIMEDDDITGRVEVFNVIGAGGTVAMARLMNEKGNDDLMMTMGLGVVGATYTNGSKIKASDATALAKLIEDPGAIFVPADSPFKTVQDFVAAWKADPAKVTIGGGSSPGGPDHLFPMEVASTVGVDPKSVNFITYDGGGDLLTALLGKKITVGTSSPGELIDQIEAGQLRVLAVSSDERVEGIDAPTLKESGIDMTFANWRGVLAPPGISDDARRSMIKVLEDLHATQGWKDALVKNGWTDAFVTGEEFEQFLIEQDNRVSTTLTELGLL, from the coding sequence ATGCTCGTCATCGCTGTGATCGTCGCCCTTCTGGTGACATCCTGCGGCGTCACTCGTGACGGCGGCGAACTCGGCCTGCACCGGCTACGCATGATGGTGCCCAACAGCCCCGGCGGCGGCTACGACCTGACCGCCCGCACCGCGGTGAAAATCATGGAGGACGACGACATCACCGGTCGCGTCGAGGTCTTCAACGTCATCGGCGCCGGCGGGACCGTCGCGATGGCCCGCCTCATGAACGAAAAGGGCAACGACGACCTCATGATGACCATGGGCTTGGGTGTCGTCGGCGCCACCTACACCAATGGTTCCAAAATCAAGGCTTCCGACGCGACGGCGCTGGCCAAGCTGATCGAGGACCCCGGAGCGATCTTCGTACCCGCCGATTCGCCCTTCAAGACCGTGCAGGACTTTGTCGCGGCATGGAAGGCGGATCCCGCCAAGGTGACGATCGGCGGCGGATCATCTCCCGGCGGCCCCGACCACTTGTTCCCGATGGAGGTCGCATCGACCGTCGGCGTCGACCCGAAGTCGGTCAACTTCATCACGTATGACGGCGGCGGCGACCTGCTCACCGCACTGCTCGGCAAGAAGATCACCGTCGGGACCTCGAGCCCCGGCGAACTCATCGACCAGATCGAAGCCGGCCAACTGCGTGTGCTCGCCGTCTCCAGCGATGAGCGGGTCGAGGGCATCGACGCCCCGACGCTCAAGGAGTCCGGCATCGACATGACCTTCGCCAACTGGCGCGGAGTCCTTGCGCCGCCGGGCATTTCCGATGACGCCAGGAGATCGATGATCAAGGTGCTCGAAGATCTCCACGCCACCCAGGGGTGGAAGGACGCCCTCGTCAAGAACGGTTGGACCGACGCATTCGTGACCGGCGAAGAATTCGAACAGTTCCTCATAGAACAAGACAACCGGGTTTCGACGACCCTGACCGAGCTGGGGCTGCTATGA
- a CDS encoding HNH endonuclease, which produces MFDISALTLVDPLADEAELIAVIADLERLKSAAAAGQARATAALDERRRAVEAAAGVPTKQRGRGISSEVALARRDSPSRGNRHLGFAKALVHEMPYTLAALECGALSEWRATLIVRESACLSVADRRVLDAEMCADINSLDGKGDSRIAADAKGIACQLDVQSVVERAAKAESERNVTCRPAPDAMTYVTALLPVAQGVSVYAALRRSADTTFDDRSRGQVMADTFVERVTGRPAETPEPIAVNLVMSDQALLSEADSPAIVDGYGPIPAAIARKLVEDAVGDDRSKATLRRLYRHPKSGSLVAMESRSRCFPKGLAKFIGLRDQTCRTPYCDAPIRHRDHAVPKSRGGPTHALNGLGMCAHCNYVKESPGWEVSTCEENGVHTAEFVTPTGAHYESTAPPLPGARLVTVSELEVRIGIELADLHAA; this is translated from the coding sequence ATGTTCGATATATCCGCGTTGACCTTGGTCGACCCGCTCGCGGATGAGGCTGAGTTGATCGCGGTCATCGCCGATTTGGAGCGGCTGAAGTCTGCAGCCGCAGCCGGCCAGGCCCGCGCTACGGCTGCGCTGGATGAGCGTCGGCGAGCAGTGGAGGCTGCCGCAGGGGTGCCGACGAAGCAACGAGGCAGAGGCATATCCAGTGAGGTTGCCCTCGCGCGGCGCGATTCGCCCTCGCGCGGGAACCGGCACCTGGGCTTCGCCAAAGCTCTAGTGCACGAGATGCCCTACACGTTGGCTGCCCTGGAGTGTGGAGCACTTTCCGAATGGCGCGCCACTCTGATCGTGCGAGAGTCGGCGTGCCTCAGCGTGGCGGACCGCCGTGTGCTGGATGCCGAGATGTGCGCCGATATCAACAGTCTCGACGGGAAGGGTGACTCCCGGATAGCCGCGGACGCCAAAGGAATCGCCTGCCAACTGGATGTCCAATCGGTGGTCGAACGGGCAGCGAAAGCCGAATCTGAGCGGAACGTGACTTGCCGTCCGGCCCCTGACGCCATGACCTATGTGACCGCGCTGCTCCCGGTGGCACAGGGCGTAAGTGTCTATGCGGCACTACGACGATCCGCCGATACTACGTTCGACGATCGGTCCCGCGGTCAGGTCATGGCCGACACATTTGTGGAGCGGGTCACCGGTCGACCGGCCGAGACTCCCGAGCCGATCGCCGTCAACCTGGTCATGTCGGATCAGGCACTGTTAAGCGAGGCTGACAGCCCCGCAATCGTCGATGGCTACGGGCCGATACCTGCTGCGATCGCTCGCAAGCTGGTCGAGGATGCAGTCGGCGATGATCGGTCGAAGGCCACCTTGCGACGGCTCTACCGTCATCCCAAGTCTGGATCCCTGGTCGCGATGGAGTCGCGGTCGCGTTGCTTTCCAAAGGGATTGGCGAAGTTCATCGGGTTGCGAGATCAAACCTGTCGAACGCCGTATTGCGATGCCCCGATTCGCCATCGCGATCACGCTGTGCCGAAAAGTCGCGGGGGACCTACGCATGCGCTCAACGGTCTGGGCATGTGCGCTCACTGCAACTACGTCAAGGAGTCACCGGGCTGGGAGGTGAGCACCTGTGAGGAAAACGGTGTCCACACCGCCGAATTCGTCACGCCCACCGGCGCGCACTACGAGTCGACGGCACCACCGCTGCCGGGTGCTCGATTGGTCACCGTGAGTGAACTCGAAGTCAGAATTGGCATCGAGCTCGCTGACCTACACGCCGCGTAG